The Streptococcus sanguinis genomic sequence AGATGTACTTGCGGATACTGAGGCACTCGTCGAAGCTGAAGTACTTGCTGAAACTGATGCGCTCGTGGACGCTGAGGTACTTGCACTTACTGAGGCACTCGTGGACGCAGACGTACTTGCGCTTACGGATGCGCTCGTTAAAGCGGACGTACTTGCAGAAACAGAGGCACTTGTTGAAGCGGACGTACTTGCACTTACGGAGGCGCTGGTTGACGCAGATGTGCTGGCACTTACTGATGCGCTCGTCGATGCAGATTCACTCGCAGACACAGACGCGCTCGTTGAAGCGGACGTACTTGCACTCACTGACGCGCTCGTTGAAGCAGACGTACTTGCTGAAACTGATGCGCTCGTGGACGCTGAGGTACTTGCACTTACTGAGGCACTCGTGGACGCAGACGTACTTGCGCTTACGGATGCGCTCGTTAAAGCGGACGTACTTGCAGAAACAGAGGCACTTGTTGAAGCGGACGTACTTGCACTTACGGAGGCGCTGGTTGACGCAGATGTGCTGGCACTTACTGATGCGCTCGTCGATGCAGATTCACTCGCAGACACAGACGCGCTCGTTGAAGCGGACGTACTTGCACTCACTGACGCGCTAGCAGACGCGGACGTGCTGGCACTCATTGACGCGCTCGTCGATGCCGATGTGCTGGCACTTACTGACGCACTGGTTGACGCGGATGTACTTGCTGATACAGATGCACTAGTAGACGCGGACGTGCTTGCTGATACAGACGCGCTAGTAGACGCCGAGGTACTTGCGCTCACTGATGCACTCGTCGATGCGGACGTGCTGGCACTTACCGACGCACTCGTTGACGCTGAGGTACTTGCACTCACAGATGCACTCGTCGATGCGGACGTGCTGGCTGAAACGGACGCACTGGTCGAAGCCGACGTACTTGCAGATACTGACGCACTGGTCGATGCGGACGTGCTGGCACTCATTGACGCGCTCGTAGATGCCGATGTGCTGGCACTTACTGACGCACTGGTTGACGCGGACGTGCTGGCACTTACTGACGCACTCGTCGATGCAGATTCACTTGCAGATACAGATGCACTCGTCGATGCTGAAGTACTTGCAGATACAGATGCGCTCGTAGATGCCGATGTGCTTGCAGACACAGATGCACTCGTTGACGCAGACGTGCTTGCAGATACTGAAGCACTCGTTGACGCAGACGTACTTGCGCTTACTGATGCACTCGTCGATGCAGATTCACTTGCAGATACTGATGCACTCATGGATGCGGACGTACTTGCACTCACTGACGCACTTGTCGACGCGGACGTACTTGCAGATACGGATGCACTTGTTGAGGCGGAGGTACTTGCACTGACTGACGCACTCGTCGACGCGGACGTACTTGCGCTTACTGATGCACTTGTGGACGCGGATGTACTTGCTGATACGGATGCACTCGTTGAAGCGGACGTACTTGCGCTTACTGATGCACTTGTTGAGGCTGACGTGCTGGCTGAAACTGAAGCACTCGTTGATGCAGACGTACTTGCGCTGACTGACGCGCTCGTTGAAGCGGACGTACTTGCAGAAACAGAGGCACTTGTTGAAGCGGACGTACTTGCACTTACTGACGCGCTCGTGGAAGCAGACGTACTTGCGCTTACGGATGCGCTCGTGGAGGCTGAGGTACTTGCACTTACGGACGCACTTGTTGACGCAGATGTACTTGCGGATACTGAGGCACTCGTCGAAGCTGAAGTACTTGCTGAAACTGACGCACTAGTGGACGCGGACGTACTTGCGCTTACAGACGCGCTCGTCGATGCGGACGTACTTGCACTTACTGACGCGCTCGTGGAAGCGGACGTACTTGCGCTTACAGACGCGCTCGTCGATGCGGACGTACTTGCACTTACTGACGCGCTCGTGGAAGCGGACGTACTTGCAGAAACAGAGGCACTTGTTGAAGCGGACGTACTTGCACTTACGGATGCGCTGGTTGACGCAGACGTACTTGCACTTACGGATGCACTCGTGGAAGCTGAGGTACTTGCACTTACCGATGCGCTGATTGACGCAGACGTACTTGCACTTACCGATGCGCTCGTTGAGGCAGACGTGCTTGCACTTACTGACGCGCTCGTTGAAGCAGACGTACTTGCACTTACTGACGCACTTGTGGAGGCTGACGTACTTGCACTTACTGACGCGCTCGTTGAAGCGGACGTGCTTGCACTTACGGATGCGCTTGTCGACGCTGAGGTACTTGCTGAAACGGATGCGCTTGTCGACGCTGAGGTACTTGCGGATACGGATGCGCTTGTTGAAGCCGATGTGCTTGCGGATACTGAAGCGCTCGTTGATGCTGAGGTACTTGCACTTACTGATGCACTTGTTGATGCTGAGGTACTTGCACTTACTGACGCACTCGTTGACGCGGACGTACTTGCACTTACTGACGCACTCGTTGAAGCTGAGGTACTTGCGGATACGGATGCGCTTGTTGAAGCCGATGTGCTTGCGGATACTGAAGCGCTCGTTGATGCTGAGGTACTTGCACTTACTGATGCACTTGTTGATGCTGAGGTACTTGCACTTACTGACGCACTCGTTGACGCGGACGTACTTGCACTTACTGACGCACTCGTTGAAGCCGAGGTGCTTGCAGATACAGATGCACTTGTGGACGCGGATGTACTTGCAGACACAGATGCGCTAGTAGACGCGGACGTACTTGCACTTACTGACGCGCTCGTGGAGGCCGATGTGCTTGCACTCACTGAAGCACTCGTCGACGCTGAGGTGCTTGCACTTACTGACGCACTCGTTGAAGCTGATGTACTTGCACTTACGGATGCACTCGTCGACGCGGACGTACTTGCACTTGTAGACGCACTTGTGGACGCGGAGCTCTTAATTGACACAGAAGCACTTGTAGACGCGGAACTGCTTGCTGAAGTTGAGGCACTAGCAGAGGCTGACTTACTTTCCGCAATAGATTCGATTGTTGAGGTAGAGGCACTGACGGATGCGGAGGTGCTTGCAGATTTGGAAGTACTTCCTTCTCTTGTATCTACCAACTTATTGCCCTCAACAGTAGCCTTCCTGTTATCTCTGAATGTTATAGTAGTCGTACCATTATTAGAAACCGAAATAGCACCGTTTAAATTATTACCTGCAACGTCTTGTTCTCTTAAATTTGGATTACTTCGCTTAATCGCTTCTCTGACCTGATTTTTTTCAGTTTCAGATAGTTGGCTTGGATTATTGACTAACACTGTATTCTCAGGAAGATTTGGTCTGTATCGAATGACAATCATAAACTGACCATTAAGAATTCTGTCCTTGTTTTTAACAGCAGCTGAAAACTCCTCGTTAGAAACGTTTTGGTTTCCTGCTGCATCAGTAACCATAACATAACGAGTATAGTCACCAATTACTGTATCTACTGGCACATTACCGTGAACTTGAATCTTTAGCTGATTACCTTCTTGAGTGACAGTTTTTTGAATCCATTCAGTTCCCTTACCAGAATCAGTACCCTTATACCAACGGACATATGTCTTATTGATATCGAAAGCATTTGAATTATCAGTCGCTGTCGCAATAAACTCAAAACTTTCGCCACGATAGACAGTTATTTCCCTTGGGAAATCAACAACAGGTCTCTCTGTATCAACAGCATTTGCTACATCACGACGCGTTCTTCTACGCCCAGTCTGACTAGAGGATTCTGTAGACTGCTGGTTGCTTGTAGAGTTGCCGGTTTCTGATGCAGACGATGCAGAGGTCTGACTGGCAGAAACTGACTGAGAAGAACTGGTTGGCTGACTAGTACTAGCACTGACTGAATCAGATGTACTTGAAGACACTGAAAGAGACTCAGATACACTTAAGGAATCTGAGACTGCTTGAGATGTGCTAGCACTAATAGAGGCAGAGCTAGACTGTGACATTGACTCTGAAGCTGATATGCTGGCAGAGATAGATGCACTGACAGAAGCACTGGCACTGGCTGAGGATGTATCTGATACAGACTCTGACTCAGTATGTGAGCTTGCCGTTGCGGTTGCTGCTTCAGCAGCACTGCTTTCTTCACCTAAAACTGTTTCACCACGTGTCGCTAAAACGTCTGTCGTATCAATGACCTTTTCCAGAGCCTGACCTTCTTCTGCATGGACAGTTGTGCTTGTCACAACAGCTCCGCCCAGCACGGCTCCCGTGGCGACAATGCCCCTCAAAAAGTCTATGCCGCTCTTCTTATCGGTAACTTGTTCTTCCGTTACCTTGAGCTCGATCGATGAAAGGCCTCCCCCCTTCATTGATCTAAAAAGGCCGAACTGTGATGTCGCAGCACGCAGCCAATGCTTGCCCGATTTAATCAGCTTAAAACGAGTCACACGCTCTACTTCGTGGTACTTACCTTTTTGACGTTTAAAAAACATAATTCTCCCTTTAATTTATATCCTTTTTAAAAATCCATTAATCCCATTTTACCACACTATTATATAAAATGAACAATAATTTACTTATTTTTTTTGCTGAAATTGTTTTCAAGTATTTCCAAAAAACTCATTTCCAAAAAGAATCACCTTACTTTCATGCCTCTTTTACAAATAGAAAAAACGCCAAACAGCGTTTCTTGCATCTTATGACGGAAGACATGGGATTCGAACCCACGCACGCTTTTACACGCCTACTGCGTTTCCAACACAGCCTCTTAAGCCTCTTGAGTAATCTTCCACAAAAGAGAAAGCCCAGCTTTCTCAAAACTTTAATCATTATACCACATTACAGCCCCAACCGCCATAGTTTCCGTTAAATTTTTTCACAAATTCAACCAAAGTCCAAACATTCTGGTTCAAATCAAAGATTTCTGTCGTATCCATACGAATCACATGCAGCTGATATGGTTTGTCAGCATCTTCTATCTTTTCAGCGGATACGAGGCTATAGCCCAGCTCTTCGACTTCCTTTAGGAAACCATCCCGTTCTTCCTCCGAAGCAAAATAAGCCCAATGGTCAATCTCGCGCTCCTGACTATGATCATCGCCATCCTGCTCCAGCTGGTACCAGACCCGCTGGTTGAGAATGGTCTGATACTCGTATTCATTAGGATAGAGAAAATCAAAGTACTGATTCCATTCCTCGTCTTCTAGGGTTGCCGAGTCATAGCGGCGGTCTGGAAAGTCGCGCATCACTTCGGCAATTGGCTCCAGATGGCTTTTCTTGTCTTGCAAATAGTAATAAAACTCAATATTTCCATCTGTTGTAATCACACCAACATGAATGCCACCGACCTGCCCTAAAGCCTCAGAAAGCCGGTCCTCAATCACATTCAGCTCTTTAAACTCATCACTAGATGGAAAACCTGTCTCCCCATCGTACTGGAGGAGCGTTACCTTGAGCCTCATAGCATAGGCGTATAGAGGAAAGGGGGCCTCATCAGCAAGAGCTAGATTCAGACGGATGCTAGCCAACTTGTCATCAATATAGGTTGAGAAAGAGCCCCACTCACTCGGAAAAGGATCCTCAGTAGGCACATCAAGTTCTGCTTCTTCTATATTTTCTACTTTCTCTTCCTCTTGCTTCTTACTAAACAGATTCTTAAAAAAACTCATATCAAACTTCCCTTAATACTTATGAAATCAACCCAATAGAAATACAAATATTTCCTTTGCCATCACTAACATCATTGTATTACTTTTTCAGATAGAAATCAAGATTTCCTGAACATCGTAAAAGCAAAAAACGCTGATTTCTCAACGTTTTAGAAGGACTTTAAAATAATGGAGCCGGTGGGAGTCGAACCCACGTCCAAACACCTGCTAACACATTTGTCTACAACCATAGGCTATGTATTGGTTTAACTTCACTTTGACACATAGCTCAAGCCCAAGTCAAGCGAGTCTATCAATCTCTTGCAAAATCCCTAGACTAGACTTTGCCGTAGCTTGCTCATAATAAGACCTGTCATCAGACACAAGCAATCCGAATCAGGTCACGCTGGCTGGTTTTTAGGCAGCTACAGCGTAAGAATTGTTATTTTTTGCAGTTATATTTAACTGGCGTTTTACA encodes the following:
- a CDS encoding DUF695 domain-containing protein, yielding MSFFKNLFSKKQEEEKVENIEEAELDVPTEDPFPSEWGSFSTYIDDKLASIRLNLALADEAPFPLYAYAMRLKVTLLQYDGETGFPSSDEFKELNVIEDRLSEALGQVGGIHVGVITTDGNIEFYYYLQDKKSHLEPIAEVMRDFPDRRYDSATLEDEEWNQYFDFLYPNEYEYQTILNQRVWYQLEQDGDDHSQEREIDHWAYFASEEERDGFLKEVEELGYSLVSAEKIEDADKPYQLHVIRMDTTEIFDLNQNVWTLVEFVKKFNGNYGGWGCNVV